The genomic window AGCCCAGCTGAAGATGTCCACAATAAGTCTGTGAGATGAAGCAAATCAAATGTTCTGGGTGACACAGTAGGAGGACTGTTTACACATTGTGTTAAATCAGTGGAATGAACCTTTATCGTGTCCCCTGGATAAGCTGAGTCTAAAGAGACGTCCAACCTGTCACTTGAAATGTCAGATGAGACTTCCGATTGcataaaaaacacttaaagAGTCACATATTTGAAGGTGGATCTGAGGTGAATTTCAGCATCACTATCAGCAAACCAGTGCAGATGGCTGAAATGACCAAACCCTGCGTCACATGGAAATGCAGCGTCCTGTCATTACTGGAGCTCTTTGTGACTCAACCATTTCATATGTTAATGCTGTGCCTCTGATTTCTTTTGATTTGGCACTCCACGTTAGCTGTGGGTTAGACTGTGTGCACACGAGGGCTGTTCAGGTGTAATTGCCTTTTCAGGTCTAATTGTCCGGGGCTTTTCTTGCTTTTAGAAGCACCTGTGTGCGGATCAAAgcatttgatgtgtgtgtcagctttgtttcaaGTGGGTGTCCTTACAGCACACAGATTGTCAAGTAATTGCCTCTTCAGAAATTTCTATGGCCATAGTGTTAGAAAAAGAGGCCACCTTTCATTAAAACAGAGCATTTAAATGGCTAAGTAAGTAAAGATCATGAAAAGGTTTAATAACAGTAATTATCTCAGGAGATGGAAAATAAAAGACACTACCTTCAATtgttttatgcaaaaaaaaagtttgcatgTTGACACGGGTGTATTTCAGGTTATAAGCAACAAAATTCATACACATCTAATTGCACTTGAAatttcacctgtctgtctgaacagctTCTGGTGTTTGACTTTCAGTTGCTCAGTTTCACATCAAGCAACCATCACCAGCGCCACATCTGATCTAGCCCGTTTGACCTCAGATCTCCTGTGGTCCCCTGTAATAAATCCACAACTAGCAGTTCACCAAGTCAATTGACCAATAACCAATAAAAACCTTCAAAGTAGATGACTGTATTTGCAAAGCATAGTCGCACAGAGACCCGGCACGACTGCATACCCTGCCCTCCTCCGTCACCGCCTGCATCACAGGGTCACAAATAAGCAACAAGGGCATATGTTTAGATCAATAGAAatcccaataaaaaaaaaaaaaggcgagcATCACAAAAGTAAATATTTGAGCTTTATTACTTAACAGGtgcttttttcttatttatgaGGGAGGTTAATTTTATAACACAACTGAAGATTCAGAatacatatacatttaaaaacaatgacatttttaatttatatgCTAATTCAGATTTACATTCTACATTATTCTAAATGTTGAACATTTATATCTAAAGGAAGTAATTGCGTAATCAGAGGGGTAGGAGGGGTCTTGTAGCAGTGGTTCTGGGCTATAAATGCACCCAGGATAGAGACCCCGCATAGAAAAGCTAGGACAGAATTGCAACCTCCTTCAGTAATATCAGTTTACATGTGCGTTCAGCATTTTCAGTCAAAAACAATACAGCTGTGattttcttgatttttttttttttttaacgagACATGGATAACTGGAAGATCCAGCTTGTTGTAGTGATTTTTTGTGCTTTGGTGCAAACCTATCAGGGACTGTCCCACAATGCAGACGATGAGAGAGCAGCATCGGAAGACTGGCAGGTGAGAAACAACGATTTAATGCTAAATTTAgtttcatataaataaataaataaaattaaatccTCTCACATTTCAGCAACATAATCAAATAAATCTAAAAGAGTAAAtatcaaatatgtttttttcatgagtCTCTGAAGACAGCTCTGACCAACCCAGTGGCCGGACTGATGAAAAGGTCTAAAGCCCTTCGCTTCTATGGACTCATGGGGAAACGTTCAGGTGGCGTCAAAATCCAGTCCTACATTTAAAGGTTTTGAGTGTACCTGGTGCTTAATATTGGCTTCTCTGATTTCttcacagagacaaagaaacCATTTCAAGTAAACAGACGTGAGTAACGTCATCTTTTCTGTGCTGAAAACAGATTTTGCAAACCAGTACAGAATGAGTTAATTAATAACCACATCTTTAACTGCCACTTACACTTGTAGGAAATAAAGGAGAGATGTTTGTGGGCCTGATGGGAAGAAGCATTTCCAGCGGTGGTAAGTAAAACTTCAAGGCAGCTTTattgatattaaaaaatatcaaactCTATTACACATTTAACAGATATGATTGAAAGTACAAAGCCTGTCCCATTACTGTCCCCTGTTCATTTCAGAATCTTTAACCAGCGTGATTCCATCTGCAACAACCACTGAAGAGAAACCACACAAGCAAGGTATGATTGTTTGAGTATAAAAACCTGAGGTCGTTTTATTTCTATGTGCATTCTTACAGTGGCATtgatgtctgatttttttcttttactctaAGCAAGTTAAAAAATATCTGAGCTCATTTTTCCTTAATTTGGCAGGTTCACCGGAGGAATGGATGCAAATCCTGTACTGATGGAGTCAGCAAAAAAGTACACATTATGATCTATACAATTTTACACCAACCAAAGACGACGTTACTATAAATGAAAAATTCACCTGCTTATAACTTCAATCCATGCTAACAATTACTGTATTGATCCCAAACAAGAACACTACCACcttcaaaatgcacatttccTGTAAGAAATAAAGGTGACCTGTAAATGCTGCCACATGtaggtctgttttttttgttttttttgcatgagCAAAGCATAACATTCATGTTATCCACCACACTGGACTGTTTATCATTTAACATTCAAAGCTCAACAGATGTAGgcagttttaaaacaaacaggACAAACTCACTACTGTTAACTGTTGTACAACATTTGATTCAAGAATCATCTGACCTGAAACGTATGAGTATCAACGAAAGcaaaatataaaagtaaaaaaaaaaaacatttccagaCACATAATTAACAGGATAAAAGAAAAGGGAACACTGATCTTTATCGACAGTTTAAAGGTCTAGGCTACTTGGTGGCTGGTGAGGCTGTAGGTGAGTCTATTCGGTAGCCTGAGGATCTTAGTGCTTATGTCCCTTTGGGAGGGGTCCATTTCAGTGAGCTTGGGTCGATGGTTTTGTTGCTATTGCCTCGCTTGATCTCTTTTGCTTTCCACTCATCAATCAGGTCCTACAATGAAGAAGAGTTAAAGGTATCCATTAATGTGAAACTATACATTAGAATTGGGCTACATATAACTTAATATTAATCCATCACAGCTTTATTAACCCTCTACTTTTCTATATAAAAATGTTCTTTAGCTGCATTCACACATCTGGCCATTCAGTACTCAGTACTTGCCTACTGTATGGGTTTCAAAGGAAACTTtctcagaaaaaacaaagaccaAACAGCCACCATCTTACCTGTCGTTTCAACACTAGGTGTTTTCCCTTCCAATACTTCAGCATCTGAAGAGACTGCAGCGTGCTCACAATGTCCACAGGATTGACAGCAGTTTCCTGACTGATCTCTGTGCATCAAACAGACATTAAAACCGTAAACACTTATTTAATGTGTTTCCACATCCCTACATGGAAATTAATGTGGTAATGAGTATGTTACCTTTGATGGAGATCTCCTTGCCTTGAAAGTTGTACATGTATCTGAGTAAGACCTCCTTCCAGTAGCTGCGGTAGCTGATGAGTCCCAAATCTGACAAAGGTCTCTCTGGTGAGCCAACCTTCTCCTCCACTTTGGACAGAAGGTAACctaaacacagcacagaaagtGGTCAGAACAACCCCATCAGTTTATACTAGTTTGATTTTGCAAAACAGACCTGATTAATTGAGAAGATTTATAGATCATATACATACTGAAGTCAATGAGCATCTTGCCGAAGCCCTGTCTCATGTACTGTGGCATCGTCAGGATACAGGAAACGTTGTAGTTCAGGAAGGAATTCTTCTCCTTtgaattaaaaatagaaaaatacatTAGACGCAGTCATTATTCTTCCAATTGTAAAATGATGGTGTATATATTACAATTAATCTCCATTCCAATATTCTTATTTTACCTTAGAAAAATATCCAACCAAATGGCAGCCAGTGTTGTCAGCCTCAGTCATGACATAGAAGAGAAAAGGCTCCACATCATAGTAAAGTGTTTTGTGGTCCAGGAAAAGTTTGGCAAGTAAACACAAGTTCTGGCAGTAGATCTGGGGGAAATGGAACAGTTGCATATTTAATTATCTACATAGAAATATATCAGAGTTCAGCCACTTGTTTTGCAGATGTGACAGTCCACAAACACCAAGAATTGTTTTAAACAGTTTACAAATTTGGCCTACCTTATTCTTTTTGCCATCAACTTCAAACACGGATATAGAACTCTTTCTGTACACCTCGTCTCCAGGAGGAtgcttccacacacactttgcctgaaaagacacacaataaaacatatCAGTCTTCTTTCCTAAAAATGTATATGCACAAATAAGTTCAACACATTATTTTGCAATGACAGCCTCTCACCATGTGTCGCCTGAGGATGGTCTGGCTTTTCATGTATTTGAGGCAGAATTCGCAGACGTACAGACGACCCAGGCGTGCATACTCCTCAGGATAGGGTGAATGGTACCAGGTGTCCAGCTCATAGCGGCCAAACAGTATGGTCTTTATCATGTTACTGCCCTCAGTTATCTGACCCTGGATACGTAGCTTCTCCTGCAGAACATTAGTTTCAATATGTGAGATGAGTttaaaaaacaccacagaaaaaAGTAGTGGCATTTCTTTCAAGTGTATCATTACCAGGTCCTCAGATGCACGGGCCTGGGCTTTCCTGAACAGCTCCAAATCATAGTCACTGGTGATGTTTTCCAGTAAAGGCTCTCTGGTGTTGCCATGTGTCTGGCGATGCTCCTATAgatcaaacacaaagacaagcaACATATGAGAAAAGAGCAATAGTAAAACACGACAGGAACAACAATTGGAAGCAAAGTTTTACCATGTGCTTTTCTTTCTGCTCCTTCTGCAGGCCAGAATTACGTCCCTTCCTCATTTCTGCCACCTGTTCTTTGTATCTGGACTGCTTTGATGTTGGTGTCTGAAAGTCGAGACAAAGACGCATTATTTACTTTTGCGAAAAAAATGTAGGTCTTTGTTGCTGAAAAGTAATCAAAAATACATTAGATTCCAGTTGTTGCAAAAGCAGATTACCTGGTGACGAGTTGCATGGCGTGAGTTGGTTTCCTCCTGTGCCTTTACTTCCTCTTCTTGTTTCTCACGGCTGACGGCTTTCACCTTACAAGGAAGAATAATAAGATAAAGATGCCACTTATTGGACATATGCAACAGAATTATATAATCAATCAAATAATATATaatcatataataatataatcaaaAATCTACTTAAAGCTTACGGCTCAGGGATACATTCTAAGATACCTTGCATTCATCAGCAGAAAGGTTGTGGTAAAGTGGGCACCCTGATACAGCAAAATGACGTTCATGTTTCCCTGTGAGGTGACCTGATCAAAAGGAGAAAAAGGTTGTTTATATGATAATACaaaaaacttaaataaaaaaaacagatatgacTGACAAGCCTATGTGCAACATGTGCAAAACACAGAATATTACCCAGGGAATTGCACCCTGGTGTCGGGCATTTCATGTTAAAGTTGTAGGTTTCATGACAGCGACGGCGCTTGGGTCGATGTGAGAGGTCCTTATCTGAATCTCTGTTGGCTTGATCTTTGGACTGGCTCTCATCATGAGAAGCATTGGGACTGGAGATGTCCAGCTCAGATTCAGAAGAGGGTGCATTTCCAGTGGGCGTCAATGGCGGAGATTCATCATGGTCTGCAGCTCGCTTCAAGTCTGGAGTATCTGAGGAATAAGACATCAAACTACGACAATGAATACACAGCTGAGCTAAAGAGCACtttaataatgtgtttattaCAGGACATGCTGACCAACCCTGAGAGCTTTGGCTAAGGCGAGTAGAGGCTCTGGTGAGGCGCTTTCTATTGGTTATGTTCCCATCACTTTCTGAACTGTTGGTCTGTTCTCTTTCAGCAGAGGAGTCTGAGTCTTCAGTTCCATCTGAACCGCTCCCCGGCATGTGTCTCTATTAGGGGAAATAAACTGTTATTTATTCATAgttatacaatataaaatatggTAGTCATGATATAAAAAGACATTCAAGTTGAGGTGCTGGGAGAAATGTCATTCGTGTAAATTAGACAAGCTAACAACAAAGGTCTGTTTTGCTCAGACATTAAAGTATTTTGACTTCATAAAGCTAGCGACTTGAAATCTAAAGCAACAAACTGCATGAACTTGTGGATTTACCTTATGTTTTTATCCACCTCTCTCTAAAGTGCCTTCTGAAGAGCCACAATCAGCTGTTAGCTCGATGTTAGCTCGTTTTACAAAAGGCTTAACAGATGTCGCCAACATATGCGTCTAACTACCTAAGATATGTTTTACGATGGTTGGCGTTCAGACGTTTACAAAGAACAAGTCAAATATTGTTACAGCTGCCAGCTATCATAGCAGCTAACATGACAAAGTAGCTAGCCTTGTTAGCAATTCCTCCTATTATTGTTGTTAGCTTTGCGAGTCGCTCCTGACGCTCCCTTTTGTCACCAAAGTGCATTAGCAATTCAATCAATTATATATGTAGCTCAACTAGGTTT from Parambassis ranga chromosome 19, fParRan2.1, whole genome shotgun sequence includes these protein-coding regions:
- the kat7b gene encoding histone acetyltransferase KAT7, which translates into the protein MPRRRQRHMPGSGSDGTEDSDSSAEREQTNSSESDGNITNRKRLTRASTRLSQSSQDTPDLKRAADHDESPPLTPTGNAPSSESELDISSPNASHDESQSKDQANRDSDKDLSHRPKRRRCHETYNFNMKCPTPGCNSLGHLTGKHERHFAVSGCPLYHNLSADECKVKAVSREKQEEEVKAQEETNSRHATRHQTPTSKQSRYKEQVAEMRKGRNSGLQKEQKEKHMEHRQTHGNTREPLLENITSDYDLELFRKAQARASEDLEKLRIQGQITEGSNMIKTILFGRYELDTWYHSPYPEEYARLGRLYVCEFCLKYMKSQTILRRHMAKCVWKHPPGDEVYRKSSISVFEVDGKKNKIYCQNLCLLAKLFLDHKTLYYDVEPFLFYVMTEADNTGCHLVGYFSKEKNSFLNYNVSCILTMPQYMRQGFGKMLIDFSYLLSKVEEKVGSPERPLSDLGLISYRSYWKEVLLRYMYNFQGKEISIKEISQETAVNPVDIVSTLQSLQMLKYWKGKHLVLKRQDLIDEWKAKEIKRGNSNKTIDPSSLKWTPPKGT